One window of the Populus nigra chromosome 4, ddPopNigr1.1, whole genome shotgun sequence genome contains the following:
- the LOC133691452 gene encoding sucrose synthase 2: MANPKLERIPSMRERVQDTLSAHRNVLVSLLSRYVEQGKGILHPNNLIDELDNIVCDDAARLSLKEGPFSEVLKAAQEAIVLPPFVAVSIRPRPGVWEYVRVDVSQLKVEELTVSEYLRFKEELVDGPSNDPYVLELDFEPFNASFPRPTRSSSIGNGVQFLNRHLSSNMFRNKDTLEPLLDFLRVHKYKGHALMLNDRIKSVSRLQSALLKAEEYISKLPSETLYTEFEYTFQGMGFERGWGDTAARVLEMMHLLLDILQAPDPSTLETFLGRVPMVFNVVILSPHGYFGQANVLGLPDTGGQIVYILDQVRALEDEMLLRIQQQGLDFKPKILIVTRLIPDSKGTSCNQRLERVSGTEHTHILRVPFRSEHGILHKWISRFDVWPYLETFAEDAASEIVAELQGIPDFIIGNYSDGNLVASLLAYKMGVTQCTIAHALEKTKYPDSDIYWKKFDDKYHFSCQFTADVLAMNNADFIITSTYQEIAGTKTTVGQYESHTAFTLPGLYRVVHGINVFDTKFNIVSPGADMDIYFPYSDKQKRLTTLHGSIEKMLYDSEQTDEWIGTLTDRSKPIIFSMARLDRVKNITGLVECYGKNTRLRELVNLVVVAGYIDVKKSNDREEILEIEKMHELMKKYKLDGQFRWLTAQTNRARNGELYRYIADTKGAFVQPAFYEAFGLTVVEAMTCGLPTFATCHGGPAEIIEHGVSGFHMDPYYPDQAAAFMADFFEKCRDDPSYWKKISDAGLQRIYERYTWKIYSERLMTLAGVYGFWKYVSKLERRETRRYLEMFYILKFRDLVKTVPLSIEDRH; this comes from the exons ATGGCAAACCCTAAGCTTGAAAGAATTCCCAGCATGAGGGAGCGCGTGCAGGACACTCTCTCCGCTCACCGTAACGTGCTTGTCTCTCTCCTCTCCAG GTATGTGGAGCAGGGAAAAGGAATTCTGCATCCGAATAATCTGATAGATGAACTGGACAATATCGTGTGCGATGATGCAGCAAGGCTGAGTCTCAAAGAAGGTCCATTTAGTGAAGTCCTCAAAGCTGCGCAA GAAGCCATAGTTCTGCCTCCTTTTGTGGCCGTATCAATTCGTCCGAGACCTGGAGTTTGGGAATATGTACGTGTTGATGTCTCCCAACTGAAGGTTGAGGAATTGACTGTTTCAGAATATCTTCGTTTCAAAGAAGAACTTGTTGATGGCCC gTCTAATGACCCATATGTGCTTGAGCTTGATTTTGAGCCCTTCAATGCCTCTTTTCCTCGTCCCACCCGGTCATCATCAATTGGCAACGGTGTTCAGTTCCTCAACCGACATCTTTCTTCAAATATGTTTCGTAACAAAGACACTTTGGAACCTTTACTTGATTTCCTCCGAGTCCACAAATACAAAGGGCAT GCCTTAATGTTGAATGATCGGATAAAAAGTGTATCCCGACTTCAGTCTGCTCTTCTTAAGGCAGAAGAGTATATTTCGAAGCTTCCTTCTGAAACACTGTATACCGAGTTTGAATATAC CTTTCAGGGAATGGGTTTTGAGAGAGGGTGGGGGGATACTGCAGCTCGGGTACTGGAGATGATGCATCTTCTCTTGGACATACTCCAAGCTCCTGATCCCTCAACTTTAGAGACATTCCTTGGGAGAGTACCAATGGTGTTCAATGTTGTTATTTTGTCTCCGCATGGATACTTTGGGCAAGCAAATGTTTTAGGTTTGCCTGACACTGGTGGGCAG ATTGTGTATATCCTGGACCAAGTTCGTGCTCTGGAGGATGAAATGCTCCTTAGAATACAGCAGCAGGGATTGGACTTTAAGCCTAAGATTCTAATT GTGACCAGGTTAATACCTGATTCAAAAGGGACTAGCTGCAACCAGAGGCTGGAAAGAGTCAGTGGAACTGAACACACTCACATTCTGCGAGTACCATTTAGATCAGAGCATGGGATTCTCCATAAATGGATCTCAAGGTTCGATGTGTGGCCATATTTGGAGACATTTGCTGAG GATGCAGCCAGTGAAATTGTAGCTGAGTTACAGGGCATTCCAGATTTTATTATAGGCAACTACAGTGATGGGAACCTCGTTGCGTCTTTATTGGCTTACAAGATGGGTGTCACACAG TGCACTATTGCCCATGCCTTGGAGAAAACAAAGTATCCTGATTCAGATATTTATTGGAAAAAATTTGATGATAAATACCACTTCTCATGTCAATTCACTGCTGACGTATTAGCCATGAACAATGCTGATTTTATCATCACAAGTACATATCAAGAGATTGCAGGAAC GAAGACTACTGTTGGTCAGTATGAGAGCCACACTGCATTCACTCTTCCAGGGCTATATCGGGTTGTTCATGGCATTAATGTATTTGATACAAAGTTCAATATCGTCTCGCCTGGGGCCGATATGGACATTTACTTCCCATACTCTGACAAGCAGAAGAGACTTACAACCCTACATGGTTCAATAGAAAAGATGTTATATGATTCTGAGCAGACTGACGAGTGGAT TGGTACACTGACCGATAGGTCAAAGCCCATAATTTTTTCCATGGCAAGGCTGGACCGGGTCAAGAACATAACAGGATTGGTAGAGTGCTATGGTAAGAATACCAGACTGAGGGAGCTGGTGAACCTTGTCGTGGTGGCTGGTTACATTGATGTTAAGAAGTCCAACGACAGGGAAGAAATTCTGGAGATAGAGAAGATGCATGAACTTATGAAGAAATACAAGTTGGATGGACAATTTCGATGGTTAACAGCCCAAACAAATCGAGCACGCAATGGAGAGCTTTATCGCTACATAGCAGACACCAAGGGAGCCTTCGTGCAG CCTGCTTTTTACGAAGCCTTTGGACTCACTGTTGTGGAGGCCATGACTTGCGGCCTTCCAACATTTGCCACTTGTCATGGTGGTCCGGCAGAGATTATTGAGCATGGTGTATCAGGATTCCATATGGATCCATATTATCCTGATCAGGCTGCTGCATTTATGGCAGATTTCTTTGAAAAATGCAGGGACGACCCCAGCTACTGGAAAAAAATATCTGATGCTGGGCTGCAACGGATTTATGAAAG ATATACATGGAAGATTTACTCTGAAAGGCTGATGACATTGGCTGGGGTATATGGTTTTTGGAAGTATGTTTCCAAACTTGAGAGGCGTGAGACCCGAAGATATCTCGAGATGTTCTACATTCTCAAGTTCCGTGATTTG GTGAAAACTGTACCTTTGTCAATCGAGGACCGGCATTAA
- the LOC133692832 gene encoding endoglucanase 17-like yields MACANFSFTLLVLCSCFATSFIACHGFPAHHNNPFHHRHHPRFASHNYRDALTKSILFFEGQRSGKLPSSQRMTWRRDSGLTDGSTMHVDLVGGYYDAGDNVKFGFPMAFTTTMLSWSVLEFGGLMKGELQNAREAIRWATDYLLKATAHTDTIYVQVGNANKDHACWERPEDMDTPRSVFKVDKHSPGSDVAAETAAALAAASLVFRRCDPTYAKLLVRRAIRVFQFADKYRGAYSNGLKRFVCPFYCSYSGYEDELLWGAAWLHKATKNPTYLNYIQVNGQTLGAAQFDNTFGWDNKHVGARILLSKAFLVQKLQSLHDYKGHADNFICSLIPGAPFSSTQYTPGGLLFKMSDSNMQYVTSTSFLLLTYAKYLSSARTVVNCGGTVVTPKRLRTIAKKQVDYLLGDNPLKMSFMVGYGPRFPQRIHHRGSSLPSIATHPGKIQCTSGFSVMNSQSPNPNVLVGAIVGGPDEHDRFPDERSDYEQSEPATYINAPLVGALAYLAHSSGQLEVLAASPIC; encoded by the exons ATGGCTTGCGCTAATTTCTCTTTCACACTTCTAGTCCTCTGCTCTTGTTTTGCTACTTCTTTTATTGCATGCCATGGCTTTCCCGCCCATCACAACAACCCATTTCACCACCGCCACCACCCTCGCTTTGCCAGTCATAACTACAGAGATGCCCTGACCAAATCAATCCTCTTTTTCGAAGGCCAAAGGTCTGGTAAGCTCCCTTCTAGCCAGAGGATGACATGGAGGAGAGACTCGGGTCTAACAGATGGCTCAACCATGCAT GTGGATTTAGTGGGAGGTTATTATGATGCAGGAGACAATGTGAAGTTTGGATTCCCTATGGCTTTCACAACAACGATGCTTTCATGGAGTGTTTTAGAGTTCGGGGGGTTGATGAAAGGTGAGCTGCAGAATGCTAGAGAAGCCATTCGTTGGGCAACTGATTACCTCCTCAAAGCTACAGCCCATACAGACACCATCTATGTTCAG GTAGGTAACGCTAATAAGGACCATGCTTGTTGGGAGAGACCAGAAGATATGGATACTCCAAGGAGTGTTTTCAAGGTTGACAAGCATTCCCCTGGTTCTGATGTTGCTGCTGAAACTGCCGCTGCTCTTGCAGCAGCGTCTTTGGTGTTTAGAAGATGTGACCCCACTTATGCCAAGCTTTTGGTCAGGAGAGCTATCAGG GTGTTCCAATTTGCTGATAAGTACAGAGGAGCCTACAGCAATGGGCTGAAGAGATTTGTTTGCCCTTTCTATTGCTCCTATTCTGGATATGAG GATGAGCTGCTGTGGGGTGCTGCTTGGCTGCATAAGGCGACCAAGAATCCAACTTATCTCAATTACATTCAAGTTAACGGACAGACTCTTGGAGCTGCACAGTTTGACAATACCTTTGGTTGGGATAACAAGCATGTTGGTGCAAGGATTCTTCTTTCCAAG GCATTTCTTGTTCAAAAACTGCAATCCCTCCATGACTACAAAGGACATGCAGATAATTTCATCTGTTCTCTCATACCAGGGGCCCCTTTCTCTTCAACCCAATATACACCAG GTGGGCTGCTGTTCAAAATGAGTGATAGCAACATGCAGTACGTCACCTCAACTTCATTCTTGCTCTTAACCTATGCCAAGTACTTGTCCTCTGCTCGCACGGTTGTAAACTGTGGTGGAACCGTCGTCACTCCAAAGAGGCTACGAACCattgccaaaaaacag GTGGACTATCTACTTGGAGACAACCCATTGAAAATGTCCTTCATGGTGGGTTATGGTCCGAGGTTTCCACAAAGGATTCACCACAGGGGCTCATCTCTACCGTCAATCGCTACACACCCAGGAAAGATCCAATGCACCTCAGGCTTTAGTGTGATGAATTCTCAATCCCCAAACCCCAACGTTCTTGTGGGTGCAATAGTTGGAGGGCCAGACGAACATGACAGGTTCCCAGATGAAAGATCAGACTATGAGCAATCTGAACCAGCTACTTACATTAACGCACCCCTGGTAGGAGCATTGGCTTATCTCGCGCACTCTTCCGGCCAGCTCGAAGTCCTAGCAGCATCTCCAATTTGTTAG